A single genomic interval of Blastocatellia bacterium harbors:
- a CDS encoding aminotransferase class I/II-fold pyridoxal phosphate-dependent enzyme, whose product MTTTFKHIETKLIHAGEPVPRINGAVSLPIFQTAQFEYAGEDDYHDLRYIRLSNSPNHLALHEKLAALENAEAALVTGSGMAAITTTLMTILSAGDHLLAQSCLYGGTHDFITKDFAALGLTYDFIDADDPASWASYLRPRTKAIYVETMTNPLLQVGDLEAVVAFAREHGLVSIIDNTFATPINFRPAEWGFDLSLHSATKYLNGHSDMVAGAVIGRGDLVESIKRKLDHLGGALDPHACFLLHRGLKTLAVRMKQHNQSALQLGQFLQEHPAVACVNYPGLPTHPRHQRARRLFNGFSGMISFELHGGTEAAERFMRRTTLPIIAPSLGGVETLITRPATTSHRGLSPQERQRLGISDGLIRVSVGLEATEELIADFDQALKE is encoded by the coding sequence ATGACAACAACGTTCAAGCATATTGAAACCAAACTCATTCACGCCGGCGAGCCTGTGCCCCGGATCAACGGTGCGGTCAGTTTGCCGATTTTTCAAACCGCCCAGTTCGAATATGCCGGCGAAGATGATTATCATGACCTGCGCTACATTCGCTTGAGCAATTCGCCCAATCATCTGGCGCTGCACGAAAAGCTGGCCGCACTGGAAAATGCTGAGGCGGCGCTTGTGACCGGCAGCGGAATGGCGGCGATCACCACGACGCTGATGACCATTCTCTCCGCCGGCGATCATTTACTGGCGCAATCGTGCCTCTATGGTGGCACTCATGATTTCATCACAAAGGATTTTGCTGCGCTGGGGCTTACCTATGATTTCATAGACGCTGATGATCCAGCGTCGTGGGCCTCCTATCTGCGGCCTCGCACAAAGGCCATTTATGTCGAGACGATGACCAATCCGCTGCTGCAAGTGGGCGATCTGGAAGCGGTCGTCGCGTTTGCCCGCGAGCACGGCCTGGTTTCGATTATTGACAATACGTTTGCCACTCCAATCAACTTCCGTCCGGCAGAATGGGGATTCGACCTGTCATTGCACAGCGCCACGAAATACCTCAACGGTCACTCAGACATGGTGGCCGGGGCTGTGATTGGTCGTGGTGATCTGGTTGAATCCATTAAGCGAAAACTCGATCATCTGGGCGGCGCGCTTGATCCACATGCTTGCTTTTTGCTCCATCGTGGCCTGAAAACCCTAGCCGTTCGTATGAAGCAGCATAATCAATCGGCGCTGCAACTGGGGCAGTTTCTCCAAGAGCATCCAGCGGTCGCCTGTGTTAACTATCCCGGTTTGCCCACTCACCCGCGTCATCAACGCGCGCGCCGATTGTTCAATGGATTCAGCGGGATGATTAGCTTCGAGTTGCATGGTGGAACCGAAGCGGCTGAGCGATTCATGAGGCGTACAACGCTCCCCATAATTGCTCCGAGTCTTGGCGGCGTCGAAACGTTGATCACACGCCCGGCGACGACCTCTCATCGCGGCTTGTCTCCTCAGGAGCGGCAACGGCTGGGCATTTCCGACGGCTTGATTCGTGTTTCCGTCGGCCTTGAAGCGACCGAGGAGCTGATCGCCGATTTTGACCAGGCCTTGAAGGAGTGA
- a CDS encoding D-amino acid aminotransferase produces MTQTEEHATSEGLVWLNGEFMDFASAKVSIDDRGFQFGDGVYEVVRVYDGRPFALEPHLARLRQSLREIELDIPLSDAELAETARELIRRSGLREAEYYLQITRGVARRYHLFPVGVPPTIVMTVRPVRPVPLEWRERGIAVKTFPDERWGRCDIKSINLLPNVLAKERAHRVGAQEALLVRQGIVTEGTSSNFFFFNEGALVTPLLGPHILPGVTRNLVLQLAQQHGLHTIERNATLDEFKAASEVFLSSTMMEMLAVVKIDDEPIGDGQPGPIFRQLYAAYQATVRSSE; encoded by the coding sequence ATGACCCAGACGGAAGAACACGCAACATCAGAAGGGTTAGTATGGCTCAACGGTGAGTTCATGGATTTCGCCTCCGCGAAGGTTTCCATTGATGATCGTGGGTTTCAGTTTGGTGACGGCGTATATGAGGTGGTTCGCGTCTATGATGGCCGTCCGTTTGCGCTCGAGCCACATTTAGCTCGACTGCGCCAGAGTTTGCGTGAGATTGAGCTCGATATTCCTCTGTCTGATGCAGAACTGGCTGAGACGGCGCGCGAGTTGATTCGCCGCAGCGGCCTGCGCGAGGCGGAGTACTACTTGCAAATCACTCGCGGCGTCGCGCGGCGTTATCATCTGTTTCCGGTGGGCGTGCCGCCGACCATCGTGATGACCGTGCGGCCTGTGCGCCCTGTCCCGCTGGAGTGGCGGGAACGCGGCATTGCCGTCAAAACGTTTCCTGATGAACGCTGGGGACGATGTGACATTAAATCCATCAATCTTCTGCCCAACGTGTTGGCAAAAGAACGTGCCCATCGCGTCGGCGCGCAGGAAGCTTTGCTCGTTCGTCAGGGCATCGTGACTGAAGGCACGAGCAGCAATTTCTTCTTCTTCAACGAGGGCGCGTTGGTGACGCCGTTGCTCGGACCTCACATCCTGCCGGGTGTGACACGCAACTTGGTGCTCCAGCTTGCTCAGCAACACGGACTCCACACGATTGAACGGAACGCCACACTGGACGAATTCAAAGCAGCATCGGAAGTCTTTCTCAGCAGCACGATGATGGAGATGCTCGCGGTGGTCAAGATTGATGATGAGCCGATTGGCGACGGTCAACCAGGGCCAATCTTTCGCCAACTCTACGCTGCCTACCAAGCGACAGTGCGCTCTTCAGAATGA
- the thiS gene encoding sulfur carrier protein ThiS: MKVIINGEPRDIPAGLTVQALLRYLNVNEERIAVERNQEIVRRADWATTLVQENDRLEIVHFVGGGATVS, encoded by the coding sequence ATGAAAGTAATAATCAATGGTGAACCGCGCGACATCCCGGCAGGGCTGACTGTGCAAGCCTTGCTTCGCTACTTGAACGTGAACGAAGAGCGCATCGCCGTCGAACGGAATCAGGAGATTGTCCGCCGTGCCGATTGGGCGACGACGCTCGTTCAGGAAAATGACCGTTTGGAAATCGTTCATTTTGTCGGCGGCGGAGCAACAGTGAGCTGA
- a CDS encoding 2-oxoacid:acceptor oxidoreductase subunit alpha: MEAATVLPLEHRIEELDSVTIRFSGDSGDGMQLTGTQFTNTTAVVGNDLATLPDFPAEIRAPAGSLPGVSSFQVNFSRHDIRTPGDQPDVLVAMNPAALKVNLPDLVEGGILLVNTDSFTEVNLLKAGYKTNPLEDGSLAKYRVYKVPITTLTLAALKDVEIPHKQAERCKNFFALGLMYWLYDRPLDTTYKWIQTKFAKNPAIAQANTLAVKAGYAYGEATEMFTTHYRVRRAAIEPGVYRNVTGNEATAIGFIAASQLANRPLFYASYPITPASDILHELSMHKNFGVKTFQAEDEIAAVCAAIGAAFAGYLGLTGTSGPGLALKSEAINLAVMTELPLVIVDVQRAGPSTGMPTKTEQADLLQAMFGRNSDSPVVVVAPASPADCFTMAIEAFRLATKYMVPVIYLSDGYLANGAEPWKIPSIESLPKFDVKFRTDPEGFYPYLRDETTLARPWAIPGTPGLEHRIGGIEKHHLTGNVSYDPENHQLMTNLRAEKVARIAQDIPEVEVTGAPEGDLLVVGWGGTYGAITSAVERVRAQGAAVSSVHLRYLNPFPRNLGDILQRFKKVLVAELNNGQLALLIRARYLVDALSYAKVKGQPFKIAELVQRIEQVLATL, encoded by the coding sequence ATGGAAGCAGCAACCGTATTACCTTTAGAGCACCGGATCGAAGAACTCGATTCGGTGACAATTCGATTTTCGGGGGATTCCGGCGATGGCATGCAGTTGACCGGAACCCAATTCACCAATACGACGGCAGTGGTCGGCAACGACTTGGCAACGCTGCCTGATTTTCCGGCTGAGATTCGCGCGCCGGCTGGGTCGCTGCCCGGCGTCAGCAGCTTTCAGGTGAATTTCAGTCGTCATGATATTCGCACGCCGGGCGACCAACCCGACGTGCTGGTCGCCATGAACCCGGCAGCCTTGAAGGTGAATCTGCCCGATCTAGTTGAAGGCGGGATTTTGTTGGTCAACACCGATAGCTTCACTGAAGTCAACTTGCTCAAAGCTGGCTACAAAACCAATCCACTGGAAGACGGCAGTCTGGCCAAGTACCGCGTTTACAAAGTCCCAATTACGACGCTCACCCTGGCTGCCTTGAAGGATGTGGAGATTCCTCATAAACAAGCTGAGCGGTGCAAGAATTTTTTTGCATTGGGATTGATGTACTGGCTTTATGATCGTCCGCTGGACACAACCTACAAGTGGATTCAAACGAAGTTCGCTAAGAATCCCGCTATCGCGCAGGCCAACACACTGGCTGTGAAAGCCGGTTATGCCTACGGCGAAGCGACGGAGATGTTCACCACGCATTATCGGGTGCGGCGCGCAGCCATTGAGCCGGGCGTCTATCGTAACGTCACCGGCAATGAAGCGACGGCCATCGGTTTTATTGCCGCCTCGCAATTGGCCAATCGCCCGTTGTTTTACGCCAGCTACCCGATCACCCCGGCTAGCGATATTCTGCACGAGCTTTCGATGCACAAAAATTTCGGCGTCAAAACATTTCAGGCCGAAGACGAAATCGCTGCCGTGTGCGCGGCAATTGGCGCAGCGTTTGCCGGGTACCTGGGATTGACCGGCACAAGCGGTCCCGGCTTGGCGTTGAAGTCGGAGGCGATCAATCTGGCCGTGATGACTGAACTGCCGCTCGTGATTGTGGACGTGCAACGCGCTGGCCCTAGCACAGGCATGCCGACCAAGACGGAACAGGCCGATTTACTGCAAGCGATGTTCGGACGTAACAGTGATAGTCCTGTTGTTGTCGTGGCGCCGGCCAGCCCAGCCGATTGCTTCACGATGGCGATTGAAGCGTTCCGTCTGGCCACCAAATACATGGTGCCGGTGATTTACCTATCTGATGGGTATCTGGCCAATGGCGCCGAGCCATGGAAAATTCCTTCAATTGAGAGCCTCCCCAAATTCGATGTGAAGTTTCGCACTGATCCGGAAGGCTTCTATCCCTACCTGCGCGACGAGACGACGTTGGCCCGGCCATGGGCCATTCCGGGCACGCCAGGCCTGGAACATCGCATTGGCGGCATCGAGAAGCACCATCTGACCGGCAATGTCAGTTACGATCCGGAAAACCATCAACTGATGACCAACCTGCGCGCTGAAAAAGTAGCGCGTATTGCTCAAGATATTCCCGAAGTGGAAGTCACGGGCGCGCCGGAAGGCGACTTGCTGGTCGTTGGCTGGGGCGGCACCTACGGAGCGATTACTTCGGCTGTGGAGCGTGTGCGAGCGCAAGGCGCCGCTGTCTCCAGCGTCCATCTGCGTTACTTGAATCCGTTTCCGCGAAACCTGGGCGACATTCTTCAACGATTCAAAAAGGTGCTGGTGGCCGAGTTGAATAATGGTCAGTTGGCCCTGTTGATACGTGCTCGCTACCTGGTGGACGCGCTCTCCTACGCCAAGGTGAAAGGTCAACCGTTTAAGATCGCTGAACTGGTTCAACGGATCGAGCAGGTCTTAGCTACGCTCTAA
- a CDS encoding CBS domain-containing protein, which translates to MICPFCGYDNIPGSDRCAECMHSLRDLDLPQPKEGLQRHLMQDAVSLLNMTHPVSLQVDASVAEAIELMKQHRVGCTLVLDGERLAGIFTERDALFKLAASPHDLSQLTLRQVMTPDPAKLTPNDSMATALNKMSVGGFRHLPIVDQAGVPLGLISIKDILGYIYDTVLRSEPL; encoded by the coding sequence ATGATTTGTCCTTTTTGTGGTTACGACAATATCCCCGGCAGCGACCGCTGCGCCGAATGCATGCACTCGTTGCGTGATTTAGACCTACCGCAACCGAAGGAAGGGCTGCAAAGGCATTTGATGCAGGATGCGGTCAGTCTCTTGAACATGACTCATCCGGTCAGCCTTCAGGTGGACGCCTCCGTGGCAGAGGCCATTGAGCTGATGAAGCAACACCGCGTCGGTTGCACGTTAGTGCTTGATGGCGAGAGGCTAGCCGGCATCTTCACCGAACGGGACGCTTTGTTCAAGCTGGCTGCCTCGCCACACGATCTCAGTCAACTGACGCTGCGCCAGGTCATGACGCCGGACCCTGCCAAACTCACGCCGAATGATTCAATGGCCACTGCCTTGAACAAAATGTCTGTCGGCGGGTTCCGCCATCTGCCGATTGTTGATCAGGCCGGCGTGCCACTTGGTTTGATCTCAATCAAAGACATCCTCGGCTATATTTACGACACCGTGCTTCGCTCAGAACCGCTGTAG
- a CDS encoding ATP-binding protein: MMKVAIIGSHGCGKTALAFSLCTELQKRGHRVELVVEMARRSPFPINEATSEEGQLWILHRHIVAELEASARAATVVCDRSVLDNYAYYSHKFGRRPHLDALVREWTKTYALLVKVPIVDHWLINDGVRSVDRQFQAQIDALVETMLKELAHGNTGLLRLSYPFDVEQIIAALPTSDATQALSQQAAYPA; the protein is encoded by the coding sequence ATGATGAAGGTTGCCATCATTGGCTCACATGGGTGTGGTAAGACGGCATTGGCGTTCTCGCTGTGCACTGAGTTACAGAAGCGCGGGCATCGTGTTGAGCTGGTCGTCGAAATGGCCCGGCGCAGTCCATTTCCGATTAACGAAGCAACGTCTGAGGAGGGACAGCTTTGGATTCTGCATCGGCACATTGTCGCTGAGTTGGAAGCCTCAGCGCGGGCCGCAACCGTCGTCTGTGATCGCTCGGTGCTGGACAACTACGCCTACTACAGTCATAAATTCGGGCGGCGACCTCACCTGGATGCGCTCGTTCGTGAATGGACCAAGACGTATGCGTTGCTAGTGAAGGTTCCAATCGTGGATCACTGGCTGATCAACGACGGCGTTCGCTCGGTTGATCGTCAGTTCCAAGCGCAGATTGACGCGCTGGTCGAGACCATGTTGAAAGAGCTGGCTCACGGCAACACCGGCCTGCTTCGGCTCAGTTATCCATTCGATGTCGAACAAATCATCGCGGCGCTGCCCACGAGCGACGCCACGCAGGCCTTGAGCCAACAAGCCGCTTACCCGGCTTGA
- the lipB gene encoding lipoyl(octanoyl) transferase LipB: MLQVAQLGRARYGPVWQWQRRCLQRRQRGEIPDQLILVEHEPVITLGRNAALDNVLVDEATLAAYGIELHHIERGGDVTFHGPGQLVGYPIVHLRERGIAGPVRYVWMLEEVLIEALAEYGVEAFRREKMRGVWTDRGKIAALGVHVSRGVTMHGFALNVNTNLDYYQLIVPCGLTDRRVTSLSQWCGREIPLREVEERVIAAFVRLFGYESVQRNFDCQTIERGI; the protein is encoded by the coding sequence ATGTTGCAAGTCGCTCAACTGGGTCGCGCGCGTTACGGGCCGGTGTGGCAATGGCAGCGGCGCTGCCTGCAACGACGGCAGCGCGGCGAAATTCCCGATCAGCTCATTTTGGTTGAGCATGAGCCGGTCATTACGTTGGGCCGGAACGCGGCGCTGGACAACGTACTCGTGGACGAAGCGACACTAGCCGCTTATGGCATTGAGCTGCATCACATCGAACGCGGTGGCGACGTGACATTTCATGGACCAGGTCAGTTGGTTGGCTACCCGATCGTTCACCTGCGCGAGCGGGGCATCGCCGGGCCGGTTCGTTATGTGTGGATGCTGGAAGAGGTGTTGATAGAGGCGCTGGCTGAGTACGGCGTCGAGGCGTTTCGTCGCGAGAAGATGCGCGGCGTCTGGACTGATCGAGGAAAGATCGCCGCCTTGGGCGTCCATGTTTCGCGTGGCGTTACCATGCACGGGTTCGCGCTCAACGTCAATACCAACCTGGACTACTACCAACTGATCGTGCCATGCGGGTTGACAGACCGGCGCGTCACGTCGCTCAGTCAATGGTGTGGACGGGAAATTCCCTTGCGCGAGGTTGAGGAACGGGTGATCGCCGCTTTCGTCCGTCTCTTCGGATATGAATCAGTGCAAAGGAATTTTGATTGCCAAACCATCGAACGAGGGATATAA
- a CDS encoding 2-oxoacid:ferredoxin oxidoreductase subunit beta, producing MNAQSQERGGNGHAPTPPIKLTRKDFVSDQEVRWCPGCGDYAILAQVQKVMPELGIPRENIVFVSGIGCSSRFPYYMNTYGFHGIHGRAPAIATGIKVVNPKLSVWVVTGDGDALSIGGNHFIHALRRNLDIKIIMFNNRIYGLTKGQYSPTSEFGKKTKSTPQGSIDYPINPISLALGAEATFVARSVDRDTKHLAEMIERAAHHKGSAFIEVFQNCNIFNDGAFEAFVDRAVRDDRMINLEHGQPLRFGKDRQKGIRWTGQRLEVVELGNGVSESDLLVHDERSPNPGLAFLLGRMEYPAYPVPVGVFRAIDRPTYEELLEQQVQTAIQQQGAGELSKLLHGAETWTIE from the coding sequence ATGAATGCACAGAGCCAAGAACGTGGCGGCAACGGGCATGCGCCGACGCCGCCGATCAAACTGACGCGAAAGGATTTTGTTTCTGATCAAGAAGTGCGCTGGTGCCCCGGTTGTGGCGATTATGCCATTCTGGCCCAAGTGCAAAAAGTCATGCCGGAACTGGGTATTCCTCGTGAAAATATCGTGTTCGTCTCCGGCATCGGCTGTTCCAGCCGGTTCCCCTACTACATGAACACCTATGGGTTCCACGGCATTCATGGAAGGGCGCCTGCCATTGCCACTGGCATCAAGGTTGTCAATCCCAAGCTGTCGGTCTGGGTTGTCACCGGCGATGGCGATGCGTTGAGCATTGGTGGAAATCACTTCATTCATGCCCTTCGTCGCAATCTGGACATCAAGATCATCATGTTCAACAACCGGATTTATGGCCTGACCAAAGGGCAGTATTCGCCGACATCGGAATTTGGCAAGAAGACCAAGTCCACGCCGCAAGGTTCAATTGACTATCCGATCAATCCCATCAGCTTGGCGCTGGGCGCGGAAGCCACGTTTGTCGCTCGCTCGGTGGACCGCGACACCAAGCACCTGGCCGAGATGATCGAGCGCGCGGCGCACCACAAGGGATCGGCGTTCATTGAAGTTTTTCAGAATTGCAATATCTTCAACGACGGCGCCTTTGAGGCCTTTGTGGATCGAGCAGTCAGAGATGATCGCATGATCAATTTGGAGCATGGTCAACCGCTGCGGTTTGGCAAAGACCGTCAGAAAGGCATTCGCTGGACCGGCCAGCGACTGGAAGTGGTGGAACTGGGCAACGGCGTGAGCGAGTCAGACTTGCTGGTTCACGATGAGCGGTCGCCGAATCCGGGTCTGGCCTTCCTGCTGGGACGCATGGAATACCCAGCATACCCGGTGCCTGTTGGCGTGTTTCGCGCCATTGACCGGCCCACGTATGAAGAGCTGCTTGAACAGCAAGTTCAAACAGCTATTCAACAGCAGGGCGCCGGTGAGTTGAGCAAACTGCTGCACGGCGCCGAGACGTGGACGATTGAATAG